The Methylomicrobium lacus LW14 genome window below encodes:
- the tsaD gene encoding tRNA (adenosine(37)-N6)-threonylcarbamoyltransferase complex transferase subunit TsaD, with amino-acid sequence MIVLGIETSCDETGVALYHSERGLLADLLYSQIDLHKEYGGVVPELASRDHIRKLAPMIRQALRDSGLTRNDIDGIAYTAGPGLIGALLVGAATARGLAWAWQVPAVAVHHMEGHLLAPMLEPEPPKFPFVALLISGGHTQLVEVDGIGHYKILGESLDDAAGEAFDKTAKMLGLSYPGGPKLSALATRGNARFHFPRPMTDRPGLDFSFSGLKTFTLNTFQAGERSEEDKADIALAFQDAVADTLTIKCRRALQQTGLKTLVVAGGVSANTQIRASLSAMAAREKAKIYFPRPAFCTDNGAMIAYAGCQRLLAGQSEALTIKAKPRWPISELTAAG; translated from the coding sequence ATGATCGTTTTAGGCATAGAAACCTCCTGCGACGAGACCGGCGTCGCGCTTTACCATTCCGAACGCGGCCTGCTGGCCGATCTGTTGTACAGCCAGATCGACCTGCATAAAGAGTACGGCGGCGTGGTACCGGAGCTGGCCTCGCGCGACCATATCCGGAAACTGGCGCCGATGATCCGGCAGGCGCTGAGAGACAGCGGCCTGACCCGAAACGACATCGACGGCATCGCCTACACCGCGGGCCCCGGCCTGATCGGCGCCCTGCTGGTCGGCGCGGCGACCGCGCGCGGCCTGGCCTGGGCCTGGCAGGTGCCGGCGGTCGCGGTGCACCATATGGAAGGCCATTTGCTCGCGCCGATGCTGGAGCCGGAACCGCCCAAGTTCCCTTTCGTCGCGCTGTTGATTTCCGGCGGCCACACCCAACTGGTCGAGGTCGACGGCATAGGCCACTACAAAATTCTCGGCGAATCGCTCGACGACGCCGCCGGCGAAGCCTTCGACAAGACCGCCAAGATGCTGGGGCTCAGCTACCCCGGCGGCCCCAAGCTGTCCGCCCTGGCCACCCGTGGCAACGCTCGCTTTCACTTTCCGCGCCCGATGACCGATCGTCCAGGCCTGGATTTCAGCTTTAGCGGCCTTAAAACCTTCACCTTAAACACGTTTCAGGCCGGCGAGCGCAGCGAAGAGGACAAGGCCGACATCGCCCTCGCCTTTCAGGACGCGGTCGCCGATACGCTGACGATCAAATGCCGACGCGCCTTGCAGCAAACCGGACTCAAAACCCTGGTGGTCGCCGGCGGCGTCAGCGCGAACACCCAAATCCGCGCCTCGCTAAGCGCGATGGCCGCACGCGAGAAAGCCAAGATTTATTTTCCACGACCCGCCTTCTGCACCGACAACGGCGCGATGATCGCCTATGCAGGCTGCCAGCGTTTACTGGCCGGGCAAAGCGAAGCGCTCACGATCAAGGCCAAACCGCGCTGGCCGATCAGCGAATTGACCGCCGCCGGCTAA